The Roseomonas marmotae genomic sequence CAGGGCCTTTCCGCGACGCCAGATGTTCGCCCCAGACAAGGTTCTCGACGATGCATGACAGACAGATCAACGAAGCGACTGCCATACCCCCGCTCGGGCCCGGCTTTGCCGGTAATCAACACACGGCGGCCCTGGTGATCGCACCGGGTGACCTGCCGTCGACGGACCCGTTCTTCCTGATGGCGGACGACAACGTCACGACGGCGGGCCCGTTCGGCGAAGCCCATCCGCATGCCGGGCTAGAGACGGTCACCTTCATGTTGAACGGCTTCATGGAGGACGGCGCGGGACGCGTGGAAGAAGGCGACGTCGAGTGGATGACGGCCGGCAGCGGCATCATCCATAATGAGGAGACGGTCGTCTCGGCCGGGATGCGGCTGTTCCAACTGTGGCTCATCCTTCCCGAGCACGATCGGAACATGCCCCCCCGCGTTCAGATCCTGAAGCGCGACGAGATGCCGGTCCGCCTCGAACCCGGTGTCGAGGCCAGGGTCTACAGCGGTCGCTCAGGTGACGTAGCTTCCACGACCATGAACGCCGTCCCGGTGACCCTCATTGACATCCGCCTGCAGCCGGGCGCGGGCTTCGAGCAGGATCTTCCGGCGTCCTACAACGGCTTCGTGGTCGGACTGGAGGGCGAGGCGCTCGTTGGAGATCGCTCGTCGGTGATTTCTGTCAGATCCGTCGGCTGGACGCATCCTGTCGCCGAGGAGGGTGAGAGCCGACTGCGGCTGACCGCAGGTCCATTGGGCGCGCGCATCCTGGTCTACGCAGGCCAGCCCCAGAATATCCGGGTGGCCGCGCGAGGCCCGTTCATCGCTGGATCCGCGCAGGAGCTGGAAAGCTACTACCGAAGCTACCGTCACGGCGAGTTCCCGCATGCTGAGTCTCTTTCGGGATAAATCGGTCGCGACGAACGGCCGTCAGATCACGGGTCCGAACTTGTCGACCAGAAAGGCCACCAGCGCCCGCACACGGGCGATGCTGGCGCGCGCGGGCGGCATGAGGAGGTGCAGGCCGCCGCCCTCGTGGGGATGCTCGGGCAGGACATGCTCCAGGTCACCCTCCTCCACGGGACGTTCCACCATGAACCAGGGGAGGATGATGACGCCGAGCCCCGCGCAGGCTGCGGCGAGCATCATCTGCCCATTGTCTGTGCGCAGCCGCGAGTTGACCCGGACGTATTCCCACCCGTCCGGCCCTTCGAAACGCCACTGGTTCGTGGCGTTCTCGTAGAGAATGACGTCATGCCCCGCCAACTCGCTCGGGCGGGCGGGACGGCCGCGCGCGTCCAGATAGGTGGGGCTTGCCACCACCGCCGCCCGGACGGTTGCGAGCCGGCGCGTGATCAGGCTCGAGTCAGGCAGGTTGCCGATCCGCACCGCGAGGTCATAGCCCTCGTTGATCAGATCGGCCTTGCGATCCTCGAAACGTATCTCAAGCTGGATCTTCGGGTGCAGCGCGGCGAAGGCGGCGAGCAGCGGTGCCAGACAGAACTCTCCGAAGGCCAGAGGCACCGAGATGCGCAGATGGCCAGAAATCTCGGTCGTCAGTTGCCCGACGGCCTCTTGAGCGGATTCCAGTTCCGCCAGCGCCGCCGCCGCCCGGAGATAGTAGGTCCGCCCGGCATCGGTGAGCGAGGTGCCTCGCGCGGTCCGCGTCAACATCACCGCGCCCAGGGTCCTTTCAAGCTGGCTGACCCGGCGGCTGACGATGGACTTGGCGATGCCCAGACGTACGGCGGCCTGGGCCATGCTGCCTGCCTCCACGACACAGGCGAACGCCCGGACGTCCAGAAGGTCTACGGTCTTGGGTTCCGGCATTAGCAACTCTCCATTC encodes the following:
- a CDS encoding pirin family protein — its product is MHDRQINEATAIPPLGPGFAGNQHTAALVIAPGDLPSTDPFFLMADDNVTTAGPFGEAHPHAGLETVTFMLNGFMEDGAGRVEEGDVEWMTAGSGIIHNEETVVSAGMRLFQLWLILPEHDRNMPPRVQILKRDEMPVRLEPGVEARVYSGRSGDVASTTMNAVPVTLIDIRLQPGAGFEQDLPASYNGFVVGLEGEALVGDRSSVISVRSVGWTHPVAEEGESRLRLTAGPLGARILVYAGQPQNIRVAARGPFIAGSAQELESYYRSYRHGEFPHAESLSG
- a CDS encoding LysR family transcriptional regulator encodes the protein MPEPKTVDLLDVRAFACVVEAGSMAQAAVRLGIAKSIVSRRVSQLERTLGAVMLTRTARGTSLTDAGRTYYLRAAAALAELESAQEAVGQLTTEISGHLRISVPLAFGEFCLAPLLAAFAALHPKIQLEIRFEDRKADLINEGYDLAVRIGNLPDSSLITRRLATVRAAVVASPTYLDARGRPARPSELAGHDVILYENATNQWRFEGPDGWEYVRVNSRLRTDNGQMMLAAACAGLGVIILPWFMVERPVEEGDLEHVLPEHPHEGGGLHLLMPPARASIARVRALVAFLVDKFGPVI